Proteins encoded in a region of the Zea mays cultivar B73 chromosome 2, Zm-B73-REFERENCE-NAM-5.0, whole genome shotgun sequence genome:
- the LOC100275227 gene encoding uncharacterized protein — MSEQGKRPTTTMSGGGSAAESPASSCVSSDAEDEVQQAVAPKPMVVVGCPQCLMYVMVSGEEQQPKCPRCKSPVLLHFLRGGNGKLPAGRQ; from the coding sequence ATGAGCGAGCAGGGCAAGAGGCCGACGACGACGATGTCCGGCGGCGGGTCGGCGGCCGAGTCGCCGGCGAGCTCGTGCGTGTCGTCGGACGCGGAGGACGAGGTACAGCAGGCGGTGGCGCCGAAGCCGATGGTGGTGGTGGGGTGCCCGCAGTGCCTCATGTACGTGATGGTGTCCGGGGAGGAGCAGCAGCCCAAGTGCCCGCGGTGCAAGAGCCCCGTGCTGCTGCACTTCCTCCGCGGCGGCAACGGCAAGCTGCCAGCCGGCCGGCAGTAA